From a region of the Epinephelus fuscoguttatus linkage group LG21, E.fuscoguttatus.final_Chr_v1 genome:
- the LOC125881506 gene encoding cadherin-20-like codes for MGDRLHLPAVASSVLPVALCILTLMPHSLLGKPTEEENTGSSALLQRVKRGWVWNQFFVLEEYTGLEPLYIGKLHSDMDKGDGSIKYILTGEGAGTTFTIDDSTGDIHAIQRLDREVKAQYALRAQARNRLTDRPLEPESEFIVKIQDINDNEPRFLDGPYQATVPEMSKIGTSVIQLTATDADDPTYGNSARVVYSILEGQPYFSVDAKTGMVRVSLADMDRETRENYTVVIQAKDMGGQLGGLAGTTTVNITLGDVNDNPPMFDQRLYQMSIPESAPVGSVVGRIWAKDRDIGVNAEMRYSIIDGDGRDTFDISTDPTNLFGIITVKKPLNFESKPSYTLKVEGANTHLDPAFRHRGPFKDVTIVHVSVEDVDEPPQFDSPAYYIELSEDAKIGTVVKTLSARDPDAANNTVRYSIEKSSDPEKFFYIEITSGSLMTVRLLDREEIGWHNITILAMEMDNPTQISSVSVAVRVLDVNDNPPLLTHYLEAYVCENAKAGQLIQTVTAVDPDEPLGGQHFYYSLAPEAVNNPNFTLRDNQDNTAWILTRRGGWSQQDQTIFYLPIFISDGEQPVQTSTSTLTIRVCSCDHEGNVMSCNAEAYSLPASLSRGALIAILACIFVLLVMILLMLSLRTHRKKPYLCDEEENVHENIVRYDDEGGGEEDTEAFDIAAMWNPREAHHHLGKMRQDMLPEIESLSRYVPQACVMGGGRDSNVHGYVLAKLLEADMDPCAPPYDSLQTYAYEGEGSVAESLSSLQSGTSNTDHEYDYLNDWGPRFKKLAEMYGVLETNAPPMW; via the exons ATGGGAGACCGATTGCATCTTCCAGCAGTTGCCAGCAGCGTGCTCCCTGTGGCCCTCTGCATTTTGACCCTTATGCCCCACAGCCTTCTGGGTAAGcccacagaggaggaaaacacagGCAGCTCAGCATTGCTCCAGAGGGTGAAGAGAGGCTGGGTGTGGAACCAGTTCTTTGTCCTGGAGGAGTACACCGGACTGGAGCCACTTTATATCGGGAAG ctccactcaGACATGGATAAAGGTGATGGCTCCATTAAGTACATCCTGACAGGCGAGGGCGCAGGCACCACATTCACCATCGATGACAGCACGGGGGACATCCACGCCATTCAGAGGCTGGACCGCGAGGTGAAGGCCCAGTACGCCCTCCGCGCCCAGGCCCGCAACCGCCTGACGGACAGGCCTCTGGAGCCTGAGTCTGAGTTCATTGTAAAGATCCAGGACATCAATGACAACGAGCCGAGGTTTCTGGATGGGCCGTATCAGGCAACTGTACCCGAAATGTCCAAAATAG GAACATCTGTGATTCAGCTGACCGCTACAGACGCCGATGACCCCACGTATGGCAACAGTGCCCGTGTGGTCTACAGCATCCTGGAGGGCCAGCCTTACTTCTCAGTTGATGCCAAGACTG GCATGGTCCGCGTGTCCCTGGCAGACATGGACCGGGAGACCAGAGAAAACTACACCGTGGTCATCCAGGCCAAAGACATGGGCGGCCAGCTGGGAGGGCTCGCCGGTACCACTACAGTCAACATCACGCTCGGCGACGTCAATGACAACCCGCCCATGTTTGACCAGA GGTTGTATCAGATGAGCATCCCAGAGTCGGCTCCTGTGGGCTCAGTGGTGGGGCGTATCTGGGCAAAGGACAGGGACATCGGGGTCAACGCTGAGATGAGGTACAGCATCATTGATGGAGATGGGAGGGACACCTTTGACATCAGCACCGACCCCACCAACCTCTTCGGCATCATCACAGTGAAAAAG CCACTGAACTTTGAGAGCAAGCCCAGTTATACTCTGAAGGTGGAGGGCGCCAACACACACCTGGACCCTGCCTTCCGCCACCGCGGGCCCTTCAAGGACGTCACCATCGTGCACGTGAGCGTGGAGGACGTGGACGAGCCCCCGCAGTTTGACTCGCCGGCGTACTACATCGAGCTGTCAGAGGATGCCAAGATCGGGACGGTGGTGAAGACGTTGTCAGCAAGGGACCCTGATGCTGCCAACAACACTGTGAG GTATTCCATTGAGAAGTCTAGTGACCCAGAGAAGTTCTTCTACATCGAAATCACTTCCGGGTCGCTGATGACGGTGCGGTTACTGGACCGAGAGGAGATCGGCTGGCACAACATCACCATCCTCGCCATGGAGATGG ATAACCCCACACAGATCTCCAGCGTGTCAGTGGCTGTGAGGGTCCTGGATGTGAATGATAATCCTCCCTTGCTGACGCACTACTTGGAGgcttatgtgtgtgaaaacgcCAAAGCAGGGCAG CTGATCCAGACAGTGACGGCAGTGGATCCAGATGAGCCGCTGGGTGGACAACACTTCTACTACAGCTTGGCTCCAGAGGCCGTCAACAACCCCAACTTCACCCTGAGAGACAACCAAG acAACACAGCGTGGATCCTGACACGACGAGGAGGCTGGTCACAGCAGGATCAGACCATCTTCTACTTGCCCATCTTCATCTCTGACGGCGAGCAGCCGGTCCAGACCAGCACCAGCACTTTGACCATTCGCGTGTGCAGTTGCGACCACGAAGGCAACGTCATGTCGTGCAATGCCGAGGCGTACAGCCTGCCCGCGAGCCTCAGCAGAGGGGCACTCATCGCCATCTTGGCCTGCATCTTTGTCCTGCTGG TGATGATTCTGCTCATGCTTTCCCTGCGCACCCATCGTAAGAAACCCTACCTGTGCGACGAGGAGGAGAATGTCCACGAGAACATCGTGCGCTATGATGACGAAGGCGGCGGTGAAGAGGACACCGAGGCTTTTGACATCGCCGCCATGTGGAACCCTCGTGAAGCACACCACCACCTAGGCAAGATGAGACAGGACATGCTGCCTGAGATTGAGAGCCTGTCGCGTTACGTCCCTCAGGCGTGCGTCATGGGCGGCGGCAGGGACAGTAACGTTCACGGATATGTGCTGGCAAAGCTCCTGGAGGCTGACATGGACCCGTGCGCCCCACCATACGACTCCCTGCAGACCTACGCTTACGAGGGAGAAGGCTCGGTTGCCGAGTCGCTCAGCTCGCTCCAGTCGGGGACATCCAATACAGACCATGAGTACGACTATCTCAACGACTGGGGGCCTCGCTTTAAAAAACTGGCAGAGATGTACGGCGTGCTGGAGACAAACGCTCCTCCAATGTGGTAG